The genomic window CCGCGCTGCTGCACACACGGCCTTGGGTGGGCTCTCTTTTCTCCACCTACCACAAGATCAATGCGGCGGCTCCGTGGTCGGAGATCCTGGCGGAGGTGCAGCGCCTGCAGCCAGATGCACTCATGGGTTTTTCCTCCGTCTTCGGGCGTCTGGCTCAGGCCCAGCTCAGCGGAGAGCTGAATCTGCACCTGTCTCCTGAGCGCGGCTACATCTGGGCCGGTGGCGATGCCGTGACCCCCGGCATCCGCGAGCTGTGCCGGCAGGCATTTGGCGTGGAGCCCTCCAGCATGTACGGCTGCGGGGAGGTGCTGAGCATCGCCCGCCAGTGGCGCGGGCTGGATCACCTCTGCTGCCATGACGACATGATGGTGCTGGAGACGGTGGACGCGGCTGGCCGCCCCGTGGCGGAGGGAGAACTCTCCGACCACGCCTACGTGACCCCGCTCATCAACAAAGCCGTGCCGCTGCTGCGCTACCGCATCAATGACCGCCTGCGCCCCGGCCCGGTGCACGAGCACTGGCCCTTCCGCACGCTGACGGAGATCCATGGCCGCAGCAACATGACGTACTACTTTCACACCCCGGAGAAGAAGGCCTTCTTTGGCAACAGTTTCCGCTTTGCCATCGATGATCGCAGCGACGTGCTGCTCTACCAGTTCCGCCAGACGGCACCCGCCGCCATCGAGTGCCTGCTGGTGCCACGCCCCGGAGCTGATGCGTCTGTGCTATGCCGGGAGATCGAGGACCTGATGCGTCAGAGTCTGGACGGCTGTGAGTGCCAGGCCGTGCAGTGCACCGCGCGCATCGTGCCAGAGCTGCTGCCAGATCCCCGCACTGGAAAGGTGGAGCAGCAGGTGCCGCTTAAGGATGAGATCGCTGCATGAGGCGGGCATGCGGCAGAGGAAGGCATTTCATCTCCTCGCTTGCACACACACGAGCCTCGTTGTTCGATGGCGCATTCACATGAAGTCCGTCATCGCCATCGCCCCTGGAGAACTCGCCATCCTCGACACCCCGCAGCCGCAGCCGGGGCCCTACCAGGCGCTGGTGCGCACCGAATGCGCCTGCCTCTGCAACCGCACAGACTCCGAGCTGCTCGCGGGGAAGTTTCCCGGCATGGAGGACAAGTTTCCCTTTGCCCTCGGGCACGAGAGCGTGGGCATCGTGGTGGCGGTGGGAGAGAAGGTGCGGAACTTCAAGGTGGGAGACCGCGCGGTGGGCGGCCTCGTCTTTGATCTGCAAACCGAAGGCGTGGACTCCGGCTGGGGCGGCTTTGGCGAGTACACCCTGGCCAATGACCACGACGCGATGGTGGCCGATGGTGTGGCGGATGAGGCCCACGGCTGGGTGGAGGTCTTTGAGATCCAGACCCGTGTGGACGCCGACATCCCGCCCGAGCAGGCCGTGCTGCTCTGCACCTGGCGCGAGGTTCTCGGTGCATTCCGCGACTTCCATCTGCAGCCCGGAGACGACGTGCTCATCTACGGCGCTGGTCCTGTGGGCCTGAGCTTTGTGAAGCTGGGCCGCCTCTTTGGCCTCGGCTGGATCGGCATCGTGGACCGCCATGCCGACAAGCAGGCCAAGGCGCTGGCCTTTGGCGCTGACGCCGCCTTTGCCCCGGGAGACATCGCCATCGGCGAACTGGCCAAGATCCGTGGCAAGAAGCTGGATGCCGTGATTGATGCTGTGGGCCACCCCGATATCGTGCAGCAGGGCCTGCCGCTACTGCGCCGTGGAGGCTCCCACTGTATCTACGGCGTGCTGACCCACGGCGTGCTGCACATCGACAAAACGAAAGCCGACTTCAACTTCAACCTCTTCGTGCACCAGTGGCCCACACGCCGGTACGAAAAGGAGTCTCAGGCCATGCTGTGCCGGTGGATTCGTGAAGGGCGGCTGACCTCCGCAGACTTCATCACCCACCGCTTCCAGGTGGGGGAGATCACCTCCGCATTCA from Prosthecobacter vanneervenii includes these protein-coding regions:
- a CDS encoding phenylacetate--CoA ligase family protein codes for the protein MSRAQVLRLQEQRWRAMARYALQVSPFYRRHLAGIDVERCALSDIPPMTKRLLRDNWDEIVPDSRLHYAELQRFLKDPANWGTVKDGRWLVASTSGTSTEPLIVVHDIAAVDYSHACQNVRNSDSPHSAAMPCLPFFRKRLKVLAIVMSKAPSVSSALLHTRPWVGSLFSTYHKINAAAPWSEILAEVQRLQPDALMGFSSVFGRLAQAQLSGELNLHLSPERGYIWAGGDAVTPGIRELCRQAFGVEPSSMYGCGEVLSIARQWRGLDHLCCHDDMMVLETVDAAGRPVAEGELSDHAYVTPLINKAVPLLRYRINDRLRPGPVHEHWPFRTLTEIHGRSNMTYYFHTPEKKAFFGNSFRFAIDDRSDVLLYQFRQTAPAAIECLLVPRPGADASVLCREIEDLMRQSLDGCECQAVQCTARIVPELLPDPRTGKVEQQVPLKDEIAA
- a CDS encoding zinc-dependent alcohol dehydrogenase, with amino-acid sequence MKSVIAIAPGELAILDTPQPQPGPYQALVRTECACLCNRTDSELLAGKFPGMEDKFPFALGHESVGIVVAVGEKVRNFKVGDRAVGGLVFDLQTEGVDSGWGGFGEYTLANDHDAMVADGVADEAHGWVEVFEIQTRVDADIPPEQAVLLCTWREVLGAFRDFHLQPGDDVLIYGAGPVGLSFVKLGRLFGLGWIGIVDRHADKQAKALAFGADAAFAPGDIAIGELAKIRGKKLDAVIDAVGHPDIVQQGLPLLRRGGSHCIYGVLTHGVLHIDKTKADFNFNLFVHQWPTRRYEKESQAMLCRWIREGRLTSADFITHRFQVGEITSAFKAVANRKVIKALLEYPTAQA